A portion of the Sebastes fasciatus isolate fSebFas1 chromosome 2, fSebFas1.pri, whole genome shotgun sequence genome contains these proteins:
- the arl6 gene encoding ADP-ribosylation factor-like protein 6 → MGLFDKLAGWLGLKKEVNVLCLGLDNSGKTTIINQLKPSNAQAQDIVPTIGFSIEKFKTSSLSFTVFDMSGQGRYRNLWEHYYKEGQAIIFVIDSADKLRMVVAKEELDTLLNHPDIKHRRIPILFFANKMDVRDAVSSVKVSQLLCLENIKDKPWHICATDALKGEGLQEGVDWLQDQIKTMRT, encoded by the exons ATGGGGCTGTTTGACAAGTTGGCCGGATGGCTGGGGTTGAAGAAGGAGGTGAATGTGCTGTGTCTTGGTCTAGACAACAGTGGAAAAACCACCATCATCAACCAACTCAAGCCCTCTAAT GCTCAGGCACAAGACATCGTCCCAACCATTGGCTTCAGCATAGAGAAGTTCAAGACATCCAG TCTTTCCTTCACAGTGTTTGACATGTCTGGTCAAGGCAGATACAGAAACCTTTGGGAACACTACTACAA GGAAGGCCAGGCTatcatatttgtcattgataGTGCTGACAAACTGAGGATGGTCGTAGCCAAAGAAGAACTGGACACATTACTAAACCATCCCG ATATTAAACACAGGAGGATCCCCATCCTGTTCTTTGCCAACAAGATGGATGTCAGGGATGCTGTGTCTTCTGTCAAGGTCTCACAGCTGCTCTGTTTGGAGAACATCAAAGATAAACCCTGGCACATCTG CGCCACCGATGCTCTGAAAGGAGAAGGTTTACAGGAGGGAGTCGACTGGTTACAAG atcaaatcaaaacaatgagaaCGTGA